GCTCTCAAGCCACGACTTGACCCGTTTGTCGAGCATGTGACTTCATGACcaacatttatttgttatttaatAAATCAATATTTGATCAACATAAATGCCATGATTCTCAACCTGTAATAAGAGTGGTTTTATCCTACGTAGTTCAACTACAAGAAGTGGTCTtccttaacacacacacaaacacaaataagATTTAAAAGCAAATATTCATAGATGATGTCCTATTCTCGCGTTCTGGCCTATTTAGTGGCTTGACtaatttcttttcttactttcGCTTGTGCACGAGAAACTGGAACACATGTAGAGACCGCAAATTAttgtgcacatgtttatttggAGTTAGGATGTACGTCAAGAGAGCGGACTAGGTACATATGCAAAACAATATTCCAATGTATTACATTTGACAATTCACCTGCGGGTTATGATATAATTCACCATAAGTTCAGTGATTTTACAAAAAGAGTCAAATCAGGGTCACTCATGTCACATTATGGGTCTGCCTCTCAGGTTCTGCATCATTGGTGCATAAACGAGCGGCAAATGTCCGATTCTAAAGTGGCTGCATACTCGCATTAATTCTGAATGATCGAGAATGTTAAGCTTTAGTCTGGTCCGATAGTAGCCTCAACTATAGGATACTATTTCAAGTTTTTTCTTCATGTCAATTTCTTCCTAGTGCTCAGTTACAGCGATTCATGAATACGCACCCTTTTGTCGTTTTATTCCTCTCTGCTAGTACAGCTTCGCGCAGCAGTGCGGTGACACCTTCATCATTACTAAATACCATTGTGTTTTGTTCTTCAGAGTTTCGACGTACGCAGTCCTTTTCAAGACAAAAAGATGTGGTAATCAGACGATTCTTTACTAAGCAGAACGAAAAGCTTGCAGTGTCGTTTACACTATGCTGCTGCCTTGCTGCACAACAAACGTTTACTAACGCAGTGGTACATGAGGCGCTTACACATAGGATGACAACAGAAGCCCTTTTTAGCTGCCACTATTCAGTCAAACTTACTCAGGGGCAACGCAAACCGTGTACACGCAACAGCGGGGCCATGCTTTCCAAGCATCGCCTCGACGAAAATGGCGCGAGCGCGTTTCCGCTAACGGGCAAGAGAGGGcgcttcatttcgcatatctcctatcGGTAGTCCCTTCtaaatatgcacttaacttcacATAAATACTACACGCTTCTCTGTGCTACACACTATGTAACAGattgtgcatagacacataatgttccacgtgcgaaAAGCTTCCCCCtcgcatacattttacgtgTTTCGTATTGCAGAGCAGATGCCCTTTCtacaaaccacttccacacaagtagtctcacgggttaatgaAGCCAAAGCCCCAAAAGCCGACATATAAAATTCGGTAAAAcacccgtacgcaccaaagctacTGTGGCGCAGGGAAGGACTGACAACCGTACCCAGTGGGTGGTGGAGAACAACTGGTTTTAATCGCGCTCTGCGCGCTCACGGGTGGTAACCAGGGGAGAATGCCAGGAAACATTGCGCCGAGGGACAGAGCGTGGGCGTTGAGGGCCTGCACAGTGGGAGGGAAGGTCGGGGAGATGCACAGGGGCGACGAGTGTCTCAAGATGAGCgggcttgaccctgtcgagggAGATGGTTTCGCGGCGGCCATTAAGGTGGACTGTTACGGTCTTGTCGCTGCGGGCCAGTATCTTGTAACGGCCAGCATATGCAGGGGTCAAGGGTGGCTTGGCATGATCCACCCGGACGAAGGCGTGAGAGGCATTGGCCAAATCCGGGTGCACGAAAGTCTTCCTATGGGAAGGCTGACGAGGTAGGGCGGGTTTGGCGGCCTGGAAATGCTGACGGAGTCGCGTTGCGAAGTCGTCACCGGCGAGGGGAGGCTTCGGGCTGGAATCGAGGAAGTCACCAGGCAAGCGCAAAGGGGAGCCGAACTAACTCCGCCGAGCTACACTTGAGATCCTGCTTTAGCGAGGAGCGTAGGCCGAGGAGCACCCATAGCAAATGGTCAACCCAGTTAGTGGGCTCAGGCTGGGAACAGAGGGCTGCTTTTAGCTGGCGGTGCAGCCGCTCCACCATCCCGTTTGCCGCGGGGTGGTAGGCCGTCGTCAGCATATGCTTGGCTCCGCTAGCTTTCAGAAGAGACGTGAAGGAGCGGGATGTGAACTGGCGTCCCCTGTCGGTGGTCACAATGTCAGGGCACCCGAAACGGGCGACCCAACCGAGTAGAAACGCGCGGCCGACGGTATCCGCCGTCGCGTCTGGGATAGGTACAGCCTCTACCCAGCGCGTAAAGCGGTCCACGCAGGTGAAGAGATACTGGCAGCCGAGTGAAGAGGGAAGTGGACCAACCAGGTCCAAATGAACGTGGCAGAACCGGCCTTCGGGCGTGGGGAACGCTTTGAGTGGCGTCTGGATGTGGCGTTCAACTTTGGTCCGCTGGCAAGCAAGACAGGAGCGGGTCCCGCTTCGGATGTCCTTGTTGATATTTGGCCAGACGTAGCGGGTTGCAATGGCCTTCTGTGTAGCGCGCACGCCGGTGTGGACGAGGCTGTGGTACTCGCTGAAGATCTGGCGGCGTAGCGGCTCGGGTACGAAGGGGCGAGGATGCGCAGTGGACACGTCGCAGAAAAGAGGGTCGACGCAACCAGGGAGGTGTATCTTTTGAAGGACGAGGGAGGATTCGCCAGCGAGGTAATCCTTGATCTCAGCGTCATTAGCCTGGGCGTTGAGGAGATCACTGACACTCACCGGGTATGGTAAGTAGGGAACAGCATTGATGCGTGAAAGAGCGTCAGCTGCCGAGTTGTCAACGCCGGGGATATGGCGAACGTCGGTGCAAAACTCTGAGATAAAAGCAAGCTGGCGGATCTCACGCTCACAGTAGCCGGAGTGGTTGCCAGAGAATGCATATGACaacggcttgtggtcggtcAGAATGTGGAAGTCACGCCCTTCCAGGTGAGAGCGGAAGTGTCGCACGGCCGCGTATACAGCGAGAAGCTCGCACCCAAACGTGCTGTAGTGGGTCTCGGCGGTCTTGAGGCGGCGAGAGAAAAAACCAAGCGGCTGCCACATGCCATCAACGAACTGTGGGAAACGTAGGTGAAGTAATCCCAAAACGGTAGCGGAGAATGCTGTTTATTGCGTGGCCGTCAGAGCCAGACTGATATTAGTCTCATGGCGGCCAAAACCGTCGAAGAATTTCAAAGCTCGCGCCTTGCGATGTGCTGCTGGTGGCGCATCAACTTCGTCTTCTGCTGCGTGTCGCTACAGGGCCCCCCTGCTGGAAACGACGAAGAGCGGTCTGCCCAGGTGACGCGCTTGGTGGAGCTGGTGGAACCAGCGTAGACAGGCGATGGGCCGGGGAGCGACGAGGCGATAAGGTTAGGATTCTCCAAAAAAGCTGGTTTCAGCCTATCGACGCTGACCGTATCCTGCCTGCCGTTGATGGCTATACGGAAGGTCTTGTCCGATCTCTGAAGTACAGGATAAGGGCCGGAGTAGGGGGGGGAAAGAGATTTGTTGATGGCGTCGGAACGGAGGAGAACGTGGGTGGCGGTGGATAACTCCTGCGGAATGTAGGGCTGAGCTGAAGAGTTTGCACGCGTGGGAACTGGGCGGAGGCTATCGAAGGCATGCCGCAAGCGATCGAGCAGCACGGAAGGCTGGAGTTCTCGttcttgtggtgtgaggaactCAGCGGGAAGGCGCAAGGGGCAGCCGTAGACGAGCTGAGCGGAGCTGCAGCTGAGGTCCGGTTTGTAGGCCGCACGGATGCCCAGAAGCACCAGTGGCAAAATGGCTGTCCAGTGAGAGCGGTGATCATGGGCCATCAAGGCGGCTTTCAGAGGACGGTGGAGCCTTTCGACCAGGCCATTCGATGCAGGATGATATGATGTTGTTCTGATGCGAGATGCGCCAAGCAGGTTAGTGAAAGCCGTGAATAGCCTGCTTTCGAACTGCGGGCCCCTGTCAGTAGATATACGAGACGGCACTCCAAAACGGGAAATCCAGGTGGAAAGGAAAGTGGAGGCAATGGTCTCAGCTGTGGTGTCCCTGATAGGTGTTGCCTCAGGCCATCGGGTATACCGATCGACGATGGTTAGCAGGTACCGGAAACCGTCGGATGGAGGCAGGGGGCCGACAATGTCCATATGAAGAGAGTCGAAACGGGCGTCTGGCAGGGCAAACTTGCCGAGCGGGGTGATGGTATGCCGCTGTATTTTGCATTGCTGGCATGGAAGGCAGGCTCGGACCCATAAACGGATGTCTGCGTTCATTGAAGGCCAGACATAACGTTCCGCTATGAGCTTCTGAGACGCTCTGGCGCCAGGATGAGAGAGGTCGTGAAGGGCGGCAAAAACTGCGCGGCGGAGCTCTGATGGGAGGAACGGTCTGGAACGGCCGGTAGAAGTGTCGCAGCAGAGGCTTAAACCCGTGCCTGGCGGGGGAAAATCTTCAAACTGGAGAGAGGTTGAATGGTTGGTGCGGAGCAGAGGAAGTTCTTTGTCTGCATTCTGCGCGACAGCTAGAGCTTCGGGAGAAATGGATGTTGACGGAGCAGACAGGGGAGCGATGCGGCTGAGGGCATCTGCGGGGCAGTTCTTGCGACCGGGCACGTATTGTATATCTGTGCAGAACTCTGCCAGGAAAGACAGATGCCGAATCTCGCGGGGAGAATAACGGCTACTGGCCGACCGGAAAGCGTAGATGAGCGGTTTGTGATCCGTCAGGATAGTGAAGTTGCGGCCTTCCAGGAAGTGTCGAAAGTGCCGGACTTCAAGATAGGCGGCTAACAGCTCCCGTCCGAATGTACTGTATTTCTGCTCAGTGGGCTTGAGAGCCTTGCTGAAGAAGGAGATTGGGTTCCAGACACCGCTGAGCTCCTGTTGCAGAGCTGCCCCAACCGCTTCGACAGACGCGTCTACCATAAGCGTAGTTGGAGCGCCATGTTTGGGATGGGAAAGGAGCGTCTGCGCAGAAAGGGCGGTCTTGATTTGGGAAAATGCATCCTGAGCCTCTGCGTTCCAAGGAAGAGGGTTGGCGCGGGTCGCCCGCTGGCTGAGGAGCGATTCCAGGGGACGGAGGATGGTGGCACAATGCGGAATGAATCGCCGGTAGAAATTCACCAGGCCGAGAAACCTGCGCAGCTGCCGGATGGATTGGGGCTGGGGATAACTGTTAATGGCGGCAACCTTGTTGGCTAGTGGGGCGATTCCGGTGCGAGAGACCAGGTGGCCGAGGAATTCAGTTGACtcaacgccaaactcgcacttctgAATGTTTACGACAATGCCATGGGCGTCCAGGCGAGTGAAGAGTTGGCGGAGATGGTCTGCGTGCTCCTCGGGGGTCGAGCTCGCGACAAGAATGTCGTCAATGTAAGCAAAGACGAAAGGAAGGCCTCTTGTGACGGAATCGATAAATCGCTGAAACGTCTGCGCCGCGTTGCGTAATCCGAAAGGCATCCTTTGGAATTCAAAAAGGCCGAATGGGGTGGTAATCGCTGTCTTTTTGACGTCTTCGGGTGCGACGGGAATTTGATGATAGGCGTTCATTAAGTCGATTTTGCTGAACAGTGTGGCGCCGTGCAGATTGACCGCAAAATCCTGCAACCGTGGTAGAGGGTAGCGGTCGGGAACGGTGGCGATGTTAAGTGCCCGATAATCgccacatgggcgccaatctCCGGTTttctttggcaccatgtgcaATGGAGATGACCAATCACTCGAAGAGGGCCGTGCGACACCGATggcgagcatgtgctcaaactCGGTGCGTGCGATTTTGAGTTTCTCGGGCGCTAGCCGTCGTGGTCGTGCGAATACGGGTGGTCCAGTAGTGGAGATATGATGGACCACATCATGAGCGACAGGCCTTGACCAATTCGGCGGCTGAGTAAGGGAAGGGAACTCCCTCAGGATGGAGGTGTGGCGCAGGAAAGGACTGACAACCGTACCCGGTGACTGGCGGAGAACAACTAGTTTAATCGCGCTCTGCGCGCTCACGTTCAAACTGAGCTGCCATCATCCGATGGCACTAGTGCTGCTACAGGCCTCCCCCCCTAGACCCTGGTGGTAACCAGGGGAGAATGCCAGGAAACATTGCGCCGAGGGACAGAGCGTGGGCGTTGAGGGCCTGCACAGTTGGGGGGAAGGTCGGGGAGATGCACAGGGGCGACGAGTGTCTCAAGATGAGCgggcttgaccctgtcgagggAGATGGTTTCGCGGCGGCCATTAAGGTGGACTGTTACGGTCTTGTCGCTGCGGGCCAGTATCTTGTAAGGGCCAGCATATGCAGGGGTCAAGGGTGGCTTGGCATGATCCACCCGGACGAAGGCGTGAGAGGCATTGGCCAAATCCGGGTGCACGAAAATCTTCCTATGGGAAGGCTGACGAGGTAGGGCGGGTTTGACGGCCTGGAAATGCTGACGGAGTTGCGTTGCGAAGTCGTCACCGGCGAGGGGAGGCTTCGGGCTGGGATCGAGGAAGTCACCAGGCAAGCGCAAAGGGGAGCCGAAGACTAACTCCGCCGAGCTACACTTGAGATCCTGCTTTAGCGAGGAGCGTAGGCCGAGGAGCACCCATGGCAAATGGTCAACCCAGTTAGTGGGCTCAGGCTGGGAACAGAGAGCGGCTTTTAGCTGGCGGTGCAGCCGCTCCACCATCCCGTTTGCGGCGGGGTGGTAGGCCGTCGTCATCATGTGCTTGGCTCCGATAGCTTTCAGAAGAGACGTGAAGGAGCGGGATGTGAACTGGCGTCCCCTGTCGGTGGTCACAATGTCAGGGCACCCGAAACGGGCGACCCAACCGAGTAGAAACGCGCGGCCGACCGTGTCCGCCGTCGCGTCTGGGATGGGTACAGCCTCTGCCCAGCGCGTGAAGCGGTCCACGCAGGTGAAGAGATACCGGCAGCCGAGTGAAGAGGGAAGTGGGCCAACGAGGTTCAAATGAACGTGGCAGAACCGGCCTGCGGGCGTGGGGAACGCTTTGAGTGGCGTCTGGATGTGGCGTCCAACTTTGGTCCGCTGGCAAGCAAGACAGGAGCGGGTCCAGCTTCGGATGTCCTTATTGATATTTGGCCAGACGTAGCGGGTTGCAATGGCCTTCTGTGTAGCGCGCACGCCGGTGTGGGCGAGGCTGTGGTACTCGCTGAAGATCCGGCGGCGTAGCGGCTCGGGTACGAAGAGGCGAGGATGCGCAGTGGACACGTCGCAGAAAAGAGGGTCGACGCAACCAGGGAGGTGTATCTTTTGAAGGACGAGGGAGGATTCGCCAGCGAGGGAATCCTTGATCTCAGCGTCATTAGCCTGGGCGTTGAGGAGGTCAGTGACGCTCACCGGGGATGGCAAGTAGGGAACGGCATTGATGCGTGAAAGAGCGTCAGCTGCCGAGTTGTCAACGCCGGGGATATGGCGAACGTCGGTGCAAAACTCGGAGATAAAAGCAAGCTGACGGATCTCACGCTCACAGTAGCCGGAGTGGTTGCCAGAGAATGCATATGACaacggcttgtggtcggtcAGAATGTGGAAGTCACGCCCTTCCAGGTGATAGCGGAAGTGTCGCACGGCCGCGTACACAGCGAGAAGCTCACGCCCAAACGTGCTGTAGTGGGTCTCGGCGGGCTTGAGGCGGCGGGAGAAAAAACCAAGCGGCTGCCACATGCCATCAACGAACTGCTGTAGAACGGCGCCAGCAGCCGTGGTAGAGGCATCAGTCATGAGGCGGGTTGGTGCCGAAGGAAGTGGATGGACGAGCAGTGTTGCATTGGCAAGGGCGATTTTCGCTTCGACAAATGAGGCCCCGACTTCCGGCGTCCAGGACAACAGGGAGGTCGCCGACTTGGGCGCCCGGAGAAGGTCCGTGAGTGGTTGGACAATGCGTGCGCAGCCGGGGATGAACCTCCGATGAAAATTCAGCAGTCCAAGGAACTGTCGCAACTGCCGTACCGATTGCGGACGGGGAAATTCACGAATGGCCTCCACCTTGGTTTCGAGAGGACGAACGCCGTGCTGATCGATATGGTGTCCCAGAAACTTCGCTTCGCTCTGCCCGAAACTGCACTTCTTAACGTTAATGACAAGGCCGTGGTCTTGGAGACGTGCGAATACCTGCCGGAGATGCACAATATGCTCCTCCTGCGAGGCGCTTGCAATGAGGAGgtcgtcaatataggcgtagACGAAAGGCAAGCCTCGCAGGACGTTGTTAATGAAGCGTTGGAAGCTCTGTGCAGCATTGCGTAACCCGAAAGGCATCTTGACGAATTCAAAGAGTCCAAAGGGTGTTATGACGGCCGTTTTAGGTATGTCAGGCGGGTGCACCGGAATCTGGTGATAGGCTTTCACCAAGTCCAGGGTCGTGAAGACGGTGCAGTCCGCAAGACTGGCAGTAAAATCGTGGATGTGAGGTAGAGGGTATCTGTCTGGAATAGTCCTGGTGTTGAGAGCCCTATAATCGCCGTCATGGCCTCCAATCGCCTGGGTCCTTCTTCGGCACCATATGTAGCGGGGATGCCCAGCTGCTGGAGGATTGCCGAATGATGCCTAAGTCCAGCATGTGGTCAAACTCGCGTTTGGCGATAGCCAGGCGGTCACCGTGGAGGCGGCGGAAGCAGGAGGAGATTGGAGGACCGGTGGTAGTAATATGATGGGTCACGTCGTGCTTGACCGGTGCCTTCAAGTTGCAGGGCTTGGTGATGTCCGGAAACTCGtccaagagcgcgtcatacgggGAAGCGGACGCAGCGCGCGGATACCAGTTGGGACTTCCGGAGAAGACAGGCCCTTCACTGCAAGCGTTGTGGTGTTGTCAAGAAGGCGTCGATGGCGGACGTTAACGGACAGGTTGAAGGCAGCCAAGAAATCGGCGCCTAGAATAGGCAGCGAGACGTCCGCAAGAGCGAAGACCCACCGAAATGTCCTCCTCAGGCCAAGGTCCAACGTCAAAGAGCGTAGGCCGTACGTTTTGATTGCGGTACCGTTGGCAGCTTGAAGGTTAAAGCCGCTGGGCGAATGGCGACGATCTGCGGCCGATGCTGGGAGCACGCTTATCTCAGCGCCGGTATCAACCAGGAGGCGGTATCCAGCAACGCGGTCACATACGACGAAAAGGCGGCTGGGGGTTGGGCCATGATCGCTTGCCACCATCAGGGATCGGCCCGCGAGTTTCCCTGCCAGGCGCAGGGCGAAATGCAGCGCTGGGCTCGATGTCGGAAGCGGTGGTGGTACCAACAAAGGGTGGCACGGGAACGAGTATCTTCTGACGGCGGAGGCGGAGGGGTGGACGATTGACGACGGGCCGGTGGAGGTCGAGAAGTGGAGCGGCGATGACGTCTTGAGCGACTTGCAGAGAGTGAGTGGAACGCGTCCGTTAGCTCTTGAAGCTTCTCTTCTATGCGGTCTAAGCGTGAAGGCTGAGCGGGTGTTGCCGCTGCCACCATCGGCGGATGCCCAGGCGCAGAATAGTCTGCGATCCGATCTGCCAAAGCAGCAAGCTTGTCAAGGCCGAGGTCTTCGGATCCTGCCAGAACCATGCGCATTGCCTGCGGCAAACGCTGAAGAAATAATTCCCGCAAGAGCGGCTGCTGGTTCTGACTGGCGGAATCTCCGAGCAGCTGCTTCATTCGGTGTAGCAGCTGTGATGGCTTACGGTCACCAAGGTCTTCTTCAGAAAGTAGCTGCTGAAACCGGGCACGTTCGGAAACTTCCAGGCGATCCAAAATGGCGCTCTTAAGAACGTCGTAGGCCTCAGTAAGCGAGACTGTGGCGAGGACATCATCCAGCTCGGCCGCAATTTCCGGAGGAAGGCCTGCAAGGACGTGGAAGTACTTCGACTGTTGGCTCTGTATGTGCCGAAGCGCAAATTGTGCCTCCACTTGCCGGAACCACGACCGAGGGTTCTGTCGCCAAAAAGGGGGAAGTCGCAGCTGTGGCGGGGCGGCGGCCGAAATGGCCGGGTCCGCTGTCGAAGTTGCGGGCAGCGGTGTGCCAGCAACGGGGACAGTTTGCGGCGGAAGAGGTTCTTGAAACCAGACGAAGGTTTGCGTATGTCCaggttcgggtcaccaaatgtggcGCAGGAAAGGACTGACAACCGTACCCGGTGACTGGCGGAGAACAACTAGTTTAATCGCGCTCTGCGCGCTCACGTTCAAACTGAGCTGCCATCATCCGATGGCACTAGTGCTGCTACAGAGGCATAAGGCGACGTCATGGCAGGAAAGGTAGAAGTGGAGGCCACGACGGGAGACGACGGGGCGCTCTTGACAAAGACTGAAAGGTTTGTTGTCGAGTCGAGAAGTCTCTTGTGTAGAACGGCAGGCAGGATACGGTCAGCGTCGATAGGCTGAAACCAGCTTTTTTGGAGAATCCTAACCTTATCGCCTCGTCGCTCCCCGGCCCATCGCCTGTCTACGCTGCTTCCACCAGCTCCACCAAGCGCGTCACCTGGGCAGACCGCTCTTCGTCGTTTCCAGCAGGGGGGCCCTGTAGCGACACGCAGCAGAAGACGAAGTTGATGCGCCACCAGCAGCACATCGCAGGGCGCGAGCGTAGAAAGGGTAGAAAAAGCGTAGAAAGGGTCGCCGCCATTAACAGTTATCCCCAGCCCCAATCCATCCGGCAGCTGCGCAGGTTTCTCGGCCTGGTGAATTTCTACCGGCGATTCATTCCGCATTGTGCCACCATCCTCCGTCCCCTGGAATCGCTCCTCAGCCAGCGGGAGACCCGCGCCAACCCTCTTCCTTGGAACGCAGAGGCTCAGGATGCATTTTCCCAAATCAAGACCGCCCTTTCTGCGCAGACGCTCCTTTCCCATCCCAAACATGGTGCTCCAACTACGCTTATGGTAGACGCGTCTGTCGAAGCGGTTGGGGCAGCTCTGCAACAGGAGCTCAGCGGTGTCTGGAACCCAATCTCCTTCTTCAGCAAGGCTCTCAAGCCCACTGAGCAGAAATACAGTACATTCGGACGGGAGCTGTTAGCCGCCTATCTTGCAGTCCGGCACTTTCGACACTTCCTGGAAGGCCGCAACTTCACTATCCTGACGGATCACAAACCGCTCATCTACGCTTTCCGGTCGGCCAGTAGCCGTTATTCTCCCCGCGAGATTCGGCATCTGTCTTTCCTGGCAGAGTTCTGCACAGATATACAATACGTGCCCGGTCGCAAGAACTGCCCCGCAGATGCCCTCAGCCGCATCGCTCCCCTGTCTGCTCCGTCAACATCCATTTCTCCCGAAGCTCTAGCTGTCGCGCAGAATGCAGACAAAGAACTTCCTCTGCTCCGCACCAACCATTCAACCTCTCTCCAGTTTGAAGATTTTCCCCTGCCAGGCACGGGTTTAAGCCTCTGCTGCGACACTTCTACCGGCCGTTCCAGACCGTTCGTCCCATCAGAGCTCCGCCGCGCAGTTTTTGCCGCCCTTCACGACCTCTCTCATCCTGGCGCCAGAGCGTCTCAGAAGCTCATAGCGGAACGTTATGTCTGGCCTTCAATGAACGCAGACATCCGTTTATGGGTCTGTGGCAGCCGACGAAGAATAAGTTGCCACCGCTACGCGCCGCGCGACATGCGCTTCCCTGGCATTCTCTGCCAGTCAGTTCAGTCCTCTGGCAGCCACTGATCGCGCTGCCCAATAAACTGTGGCTTCCTACTTTGCTGCCTGCCTTTCTTCACCACACGCCCACAGTTTTTGGTGACCCGGTACTTGCAGCGTTCCATGGCGCACGTTCCCTCCACCGATGCATCAGCAGGCCCACCGCCTCCCACTGAGCCTCCCAACGCAGGTGCCACAGCGTCGTCGATCCATCACTACGCCATTCGCTTACCACCTTTCTGGAGCCACAACCCCACCGTGTGGTTTTTACAAGTCGAATGCCAGTTTGCGTTGAGCGGCATCACCTCCCAGCTGGCCAAGTTTCGGCATGCGGTGAGCGTCCTGCCCCAGGAAGTTGCCGCCCAGCTCATCGATGTTCTCACCGCGCCCCCCGCCGCAAACCCGTACGACGCTCTCAAGGCTGCCTTGCTCGAACGGACCACCGCCTCCGAGCGAAAGCGCTTCCAGGAGCTTTTGTCAGCCGAAGATCTGGGCGACCGCCGACCAACAGAACTCCTGCGTCACATGCAGAACCTCCTCGGAGAGCGAGCAGTGACGTTCGATGCAAGCTTCCTGAAGCAGCTGTTCCTACAACGACTCCCACCAACGGTCCAGATGATCCTCACGTCCGCTTCAACACTCTCGCTTCCGGAATTGGCACTCCTGGCCGACAAAGTAATGGAGGTTGCCCCCCATTCCATCTCTGCAATTCCACCTGCGGCAATCACAAATCCTCCCATCCGTCCACACCCTCAGGCCTGTCCACCCACTGCTCTGCCGCCCGCGGACCCCATTGTCCAGCTCCGCGAGGATTTGGAGCGCCTATCTGCTATGGTGGCGTCCGCTGTTGCGCCGCGCAGCCCTCGACCGCGCCATCGTAGTCCACGGCGTTTCGGCTCCCGTTCATCCAGCCGCAGGCGTTCACCTCGACGTACTGCCGAAGACCCGCCTATCGGCCCGTGCTGGTACCACCAGCGCTTTGGTACCGAAGCCCGCCGCTGCACGAGGCCCTGTACCTGGTCGGGAAACGCGACCGGAGACCGGTAATGGCTGCGACCGTCTCCACCACGGCGAGCAGCCGCCTCTTCTACGTCGTTGACAGGGTGTCCCGTACCCGGTTTCTCGTCGACACCGGTGCCGACGTGAGCGTACTCCCTGCCTCTCCCGCAGACCGCCGCAGGCCTCCACTTTTCTACCTCACCGCTGTCAACGACACCGGCATACCAGTTTTCCGACAGCAGTCCGCCACGCTGAACCTCGGCCTTCGCCGAAATTTTCCGTGGCTGTTCCTCGTGGCTGGCGTCAAGCAGGCCATCCTGGGCGCGGATTTCCTTCACCGCTTCAACCTCGCTGTGGACGTTGCTCGCAAGCGTTTGGTCGACACCTGCACCCATCTGTCTGTCCAAGCCCTTTCCGTCGACGCCGTCTCCTGTGAACAAGGCGTGCCCATTTCTGCCTTATCCTCTCCTTACGCTGCCGTCATTAAGGAATTTCCATCTCTCACGCAACCACCCGACTGGAACCGACCCGTTATTCATGATGTCGTTCACTACATCGAAACGACAGGACCACCCATCTTCTCCCGCGCCCGTCCTCTTGCTCCTGAGAAGCTAAAGATCGCTCGATCAGAGTTCGACCATATGCTCTCCATCGGCGTCGCGAGACCATCCTCAAGCAATTGGTCCTCAGCGTTACATATGGTACCCAAAAAGACCGGCGACTGGCGGCCATGCGGGGACTACCGTGCCCTAAATCTCGTCACCGTGCCCGACCGATATCCTCTGCCCCGGTTGCAGGATTTCACGGTGAATTTGCACGGCACGCGCCTTTACAGCAAGATCGACCTCATGAAGGCGTACCACCAAATCCCCGTCGCAACCGAAGATATCCGGAAGACCGCTATA
This genomic stretch from Ornithodoros turicata isolate Travis chromosome 9, ASM3712646v1, whole genome shotgun sequence harbors:
- the LOC135369138 gene encoding uncharacterized protein LOC135369138; its protein translation is MAHVPSTDASAGPPPPTEPPNAGATASSIHHYAIRLPPFWSHNPTVWFLQVECQFALSGITSQLAKFRHAVSVLPQEVAAQLIDVLTAPPAANPYDALKAALLERTTASERKRFQELLSAEDLGDRRPTELLRHMQNLLGERAVTFDASFLKQLFLQRLPPTVQMILTSASTLSLPELALLADKVMEVAPHSISAIPPAAITNPPIRPHPQACPPTALPPADPIVQLREDLERLSAMVASAVAPRSPRPRHRSPRRFGSRSSSRRRSPRRTAEDPPIGPCWYHQRFGTEARRCTRPCTWSGNATGDR